In a single window of the Zonotrichia albicollis isolate bZonAlb1 chromosome 23, bZonAlb1.hap1, whole genome shotgun sequence genome:
- the EFTUD2 gene encoding 116 kDa U5 small nuclear ribonucleoprotein component, whose amino-acid sequence MDTDLYDEFGNYIGPELDSDDDDDELGREAKDLDELEDDDDDDDMGEHDEEHPGMEVVLHEDKKYYPTAEEVYGPEVETIVQEEDTQPLTEPIIKPVKTKKFSLMEQTLPVTVYEMDFLADLMDNSELIRNVTLCGHLHHGKTCFVDCLIEQTHPEIRKRDDQDLCYTDILFTEQERGVGIKSTPVTIVLPDTKGKSFLFNIIDTPGHVNFSDEVTAGLRISDGVVLFIDAAEGVMLNTERLIKHAVQERLAVTVCINKIDRLILELKLPPTDAYYKLRHIVDEVNGLISMYSTDENLVLSPLLGNVCFSSSQYSICFTLGSFAKIYADTYGDINYQEFAKRLWGDIYFNPKTRKFTKKAPTSSSQRSFVEFILEPLYKILAQVVGDVDTTLPRTLDELGIHLTKEELKLNIRPLLRLVCKKFFGEFTGFVDMCVQHIPSPKVGAKTKIEHTYTGGVDSDLGEAMSECDPDGPLMCHTTKMYSTDDGVQFHAFGRVLSGTIHAGQPVKVLGENYTLEDEEDSQICTVGRLWISVARYHIEVNRVPAGNWVLIEGVDQPIVKTATVTEPRGNEEAQIFRPLKFNTTSVIKIAVEPVNPSELPKMLDGLRKVNKSYPSLTTKVEESGEHVILGTGELYLDCVMHDLRKMYSEIDIKVADPVVTFCETVVETSSLKCFAETPNKKNKITMIAEPLEKGLAEDIENEVVQITWNRKKLGEFFQTKYDWDLLAARSIWAFGPDATGPNILVDDTLPSEVDKSLLGSVKDSIVQGFQWGTREGPLCDELIRNVKFKILDAVIAQEPLHRGGGQIIPTARRVVYSAFLMATPRLMEPYYFVEVQAPADCVSAVYTVLARRRGHVTQDAPIPGSPLYTIKAFIPAIDSFGFETDLRTHTQGQAFSLSVFHHWQIVPGDPLDKSIVIRPLEPQPAPHLAREFMIKTRRRKGLSEDVSISKFFDDPMLLELAKQDVVLNYPM is encoded by the exons ctggaggatgatgatgatgatgatgacatgggAGAACATGATGAGGAGCACCCTGGCATGGAGGTGGTGCTGCATGAGGACAAGAAGTACTACCCCACAGCAGAGGAGGTCTATGGGCCTGAGGTGGAGACCATCGTGCAGGAGGAGGACACACAGCCACTCactg AGCCCATCATCAAACCTGTGAAAACCAAGAAGTTCTCCCTGATGGAGCAGACACTGCCAGTCACTGTCTATGAGATGGA TTTCCTGGCAGATCTGATGGACAACTCGGAGCTGATCCGGAATGTGACTCTGTGTGGGCACCTGCACCACGGCAAG ACGTGTTTTGTTGACTGCCTGATAGAGCAGACGCACCCCGAGATCCGGAAACGCGACGATCAGGAT CTCTGCTACACTGATATATTGTTCACAGAGCAGGAG AGGGGAGTGGGGATCAAGAGCACCCCAGTGACAATTGTTCTGCCAGACACCAAAGGAAAATCTTTCCTCTTCAACATCATTGACACTCCAG GTCATGTGAACTTCTCAGACGAGGTGACCGCCGGCCTTCGCATCTCGGACGGCGTCGTGCTCTTCATCGACGCGGCCGAGGGG gtgATGCTGAACACAGAGAGGCTGATCAAGCATGCGGTGCAGGAGAGGCTGGCAGTGACTGTGTGCATCAACAAGATTGACAGACTCATCCTGGAGCTCAAACTGCCCCCCACAGATGCTTACTACAAGCTCAGACACATTGTGGATGAAGTTAATGGTCTGATCAG cATGTATTCCACCGATGAGAACCTCGTGCTGTCTCCCCTTCTGGGGAATGTGTGCTTCTCCAGCTCTCAGTACAGCATCTGCTTCACACTGGGGTCTTTTGCAAAGATTTATGCAGACACATATG GAGACATCAATTACCAGGAGTTTGCCAAGCGGCTTTGGGGCGACATCTACTTCAACCCGAAGAC GCGCAAATTCACCAAGAAGGCCCCGACGAGCAGCTCCCAGCGCAGCTTTGTGGAGTTCATTCTGGAGCCCCTGTACAAGATCTTGGCTCAG GTGGTGGGGGATGTGGACACAACCCTGCCCAGGACTCTGGATGAGCTTGGCATCCACCTGACCAAGGAGGAGCTGAAACTGAACATCCGGCCCCTCCTGCGCCTCGTCTGCAAGAAATTCTTTGGGGAGTTCACAG GTTTTGTGGACATGTGTGTGCAGCACATTCCCTCCCCAAAAGTGGGGGCCAAGACCAAAATCGAGCACACCTACACCGGCGGCGTCGACTCCGACCTGGGCGAGGCCATGAGCGAGTGTGACCCTGAT GGTCCCTTGATGTGTCACACCACCAAGATGTACAGCACTGATGATGGTGTGCAGTTCCACGCCTTTGGCAGGGTGCTCAGTGGCACCATCCATGCTGGGCAGCCTGTGAAGGTCCTTGGGGAGAATTACACcctggaggatgaggaggattcCCAGATCTGCACCGTTGGACGCCTCTGGATCTCAGTTGCAAG GTACCACATTGAGGTGAACAGAGTTCCTGCTGGCAACTGGGTGCTGATTGAGGGCGTGGACCAGCCCATAGTGAAGACAGCAACTGTGACAGAGCCTCGGGGCAATGAGGAG GCTCAGATCTTCCGTCCCTTGAAGTTCAACACCACATCTGTGATCAAAATAGCTGTGGAGCCAGTGAACCCCTCAGAGCTGCCCAAAATGTTGGATGGTCTTCGTAAAGTCAACAAGAGCTACCCCTCACTTACAACCAAG GTGGAAGAATCTGGGGAGCATGTGatcctgggcacaggagagctgTACCTGGACTGTGTGATGCACGACCTGAGGAAGATGTACTCTGAGATTGACATCAAG GTGGCTGATCCAGTGGTGACATTCTGTGAGACAGTGGTGGAAACATCCTCCCTGAAGTGCTTTGCTGAGACACCCAACAAGAA GAACAAGATCACAATGATTGCTgagcccctggagaagggaCTGGCAGAGGACATTGAGAATGAAGTGGTGCAGATAACATGGAACAG AAAGAAGCTGGGTGAATTCTTCCAGACCAAATACGACTGGGATTTGCTGGCTGCCCGTTCCATCTGGGCCTTTGGGCCTGATGCCACTGGCCCAAACATCCTGGTAGATGACACACTGCCCTCAGAG GTGGACAAGTCTCTGCTGGGTTCAGTGAAGGACAGCATCGTGCAGGGCTTCCAGTGGGGGACCAGGGAAGGGCCTCTCTGTGATGAAT TGATCCGCAACGTGAAGTTCAAGATCCTGGACGCAGTGATTGCTCAGGAGCCCTTGCACAGGGGTGGAGGGCAGATCATCCCCACGGCCCGCAGGGTGGTGTACTCTGCCTTCCTCATG GCCACCCCTCGTCTGATGGAGCCCTACTACTTTGTGGAGGTGCAGGCTCCTGCTGACTGTGTGTCTGCTGTGTACACCGTGCTGGCCCGGCGCag AGGCCATGTCACCCAGGATGCTCCAATCCCAGGCTCTCCCCTGTACACCATCAAAGCCTTCATCCCAGCCATTGATTCCTTTGGCTTTGAGACAGACTTGAGGACCCACACACAGGGCCAAGCCTTCTCCCTGTCTGTCTTCCACCACTGGCAG ATCGTGCCTGGGGATCCCTTGGACAAGAGCATCGTCATCAGGCCGCTGGAGCCGCAGCCAGCCCCACACCTGGCCAGGGAGTTCATGATCAAGACCAGGCGTAGGAAG GGCCTCAGTGAGGATGTGAGCATCAGCAAGTTCTTTGATGACCCCATGTTGCTGGAGCTGGCCAAGCAGGACGTCGTTCTCAACTACCCCATGTaa